A window of the Falco biarmicus isolate bFalBia1 chromosome 10, bFalBia1.pri, whole genome shotgun sequence genome harbors these coding sequences:
- the STX3 gene encoding syntaxin-3 isoform X4 — protein sequence MKDRLEQLKAKQDADDDTDELEIAVDNTAFMDEFFAEIEETRQNIDKISENVEEAKKLYSIILSAPIPEQKTKDDLEQLTAEIKKMANSVRNKLKSMERNIEQDEARSSADLRIRKSQHSVLSRKFVDVMTKYNEAQVDFRERSKGRIQRQLEITGKNTTDEELEEMLESGNPSIFTSGIMDSQISKQALSEIEGRHKDIVRLESSIKELHDMFVDIAMLVENQGGLLDNVEQHVMHTAEHVEQANQQTKKALHYQGQARKKMLILAVIVLLLLGIVALIIGLSVGLNNSP from the exons ATGAAGGACCGGCTGGAGCAGCTCAAGGCG AAGCAGGATGCAGACGATGACACCGATGAGCTGGAGATCGCTGTCGACAACACGGCGTTCATGGATGAGTTCTTCGCAGAG ATTGAGGAGACCCGGCAAAACATTGATAAGATCTCGGAGAACGTGGAGGAAGCCAAAAAGCTCTACAGCATCATCCTCTCAGCCCCCATCCCTGAGCAGA AGACCAAAGACGACCTGGAGCAGCTGACGGCAGAGATCAAGAAAATGGCCAACAGCGTCCGCAACAAGCTGAAGA GCATGGAGAGGAACATCGAGCAGGACGAGGCACGCTCCTCCGCTGACCTCCGGATACGCAAGTCCCAG cactcGGTCCTGTCCCGCAAGTTCGTTGATGTCATGACCAAGTACAACGAGGCGCAGGTTGACTTCCGGGAGCGCAGCAAGGGCCGGATCCAGCGCCAGCTTGAGATCA CCGGCAAGAACACGACTGatgaggagctggaggagatgCTGGAGAGCGGGAACCCCTCCATCTTCACCTCGGGG ATCATGGACTCGCAGATCTCGAAGCAGGCGCTGAGCGAGATCGAGGGGCGGCACAAGGACATCGTGCGGCTGGAGAGCAGCATCAAGGAGCTCCATGACATGTTTGTTGACATCGCCATGCTGGTGGAGAACCAG ggtGGGCTGCTGGATAACGTGGAGCAGCACGTGATGCACACGGCTGAGCACGTGGAGCAGGCAAACCAGCAGACCAAGAAGGCGCTCCATTACCAGGGCCAGGCGCGcaag AAGATGCTGATTTTGGCAGTGATAGTGCTGCTCTTGCTGGGGATAGTTGCCCTCATCATCGGACTTTCTGTGGGGCTAAACAATAGCCCCTGA
- the STX3 gene encoding syntaxin-3 isoform X1 — MKDRLEQLKAKQDADDDTDELEIAVDNTAFMDEFFAEIEETRQNIDKISENVEEAKKLYSIILSAPIPEQKTKDDLEQLTAEIKKMANSVRNKLKSMERNIEQDEARSSADLRIRKSQHSVLSRKFVDVMTKYNEAQVDFRERSKGRIQRQLEITGKNTTDEELEEMLESGNPSIFTSGIMDSQISKQALSEIEGRHKDIVRLESSIKELHDMFVDIAMLVENQGAMIDRIENNMDQSVGFVERAVADTKKAVKYQSEARRTLPNIPAVMSPSWTLPGTTAWPPPLPASPGPAALSPCVLAPALGSGSAPPPVPPRRGPVTGVLSPARPCPAGPWGLPALVLMSPVGRGQDSTIYFPFADKPTSSGPPSLAGGSKGARAHASTVTLQGHGSQCCSSSKEQR, encoded by the exons ATGAAGGACCGGCTGGAGCAGCTCAAGGCG AAGCAGGATGCAGACGATGACACCGATGAGCTGGAGATCGCTGTCGACAACACGGCGTTCATGGATGAGTTCTTCGCAGAG ATTGAGGAGACCCGGCAAAACATTGATAAGATCTCGGAGAACGTGGAGGAAGCCAAAAAGCTCTACAGCATCATCCTCTCAGCCCCCATCCCTGAGCAGA AGACCAAAGACGACCTGGAGCAGCTGACGGCAGAGATCAAGAAAATGGCCAACAGCGTCCGCAACAAGCTGAAGA GCATGGAGAGGAACATCGAGCAGGACGAGGCACGCTCCTCCGCTGACCTCCGGATACGCAAGTCCCAG cactcGGTCCTGTCCCGCAAGTTCGTTGATGTCATGACCAAGTACAACGAGGCGCAGGTTGACTTCCGGGAGCGCAGCAAGGGCCGGATCCAGCGCCAGCTTGAGATCA CCGGCAAGAACACGACTGatgaggagctggaggagatgCTGGAGAGCGGGAACCCCTCCATCTTCACCTCGGGG ATCATGGACTCGCAGATCTCGAAGCAGGCGCTGAGCGAGATCGAGGGGCGGCACAAGGACATCGTGCGGCTGGAGAGCAGCATCAAGGAGCTCCATGACATGTTTGTTGACATCGCCATGCTGGTGGAGAACCAG GGAGCCATGATCGACCGCATAGAGAACAACATGGACCAGTCCGTCGGCTTCGTGGAGCGGGCCGTGGCCGACACCAAAAAGGCCGTGAAGTACCAAAGTGAGGCCAGGAGG ACTCTTCCAAACATCCCAGCAGTGATGTCTCCCAGCTGGACCCTCCCTGGCACCACAGCCtggccccctcctctccctgcttctcccGGACCTGCTGCCCTCAGCCCCTgtgtgctggctcctgccctgggctccGGCTCAGCACCACCGCCCGTCCCTCCACGGAGGGGTCCTGTCACCGGAGTGCTCTCCCCTGCCAGACCATGCCCTGCTGGTCCTTGGGGTCTGCCCGCGCTTGTCCTCATGTCCCCTGTGGGAAGGGGACAGGACTCaactatttattttccctttgctgatAAACCAACATCTTCTGGTCCCCCATCTCTTGCTGGGGGGAGCAAGGGGGCCAGGGCCCATGCCAGCACCGTGACACTGCAGGGACAtggcagccagtgctgcagctcaAGCAAGGAGCAGAGATGA
- the STX3 gene encoding syntaxin-3 isoform X3 codes for MKDRLEQLKAKQDADDDTDELEIAVDNTAFMDEFFAEIEETRQNIDKISENVEEAKKLYSIILSAPIPEQKTKDDLEQLTAEIKKMANSVRNKLKSMERNIEQDEARSSADLRIRKSQHSVLSRKFVDVMTKYNEAQVDFRERSKGRIQRQLEITGKNTTDEELEEMLESGNPSIFTSGIMDSQISKQALSEIEGRHKDIVRLESSIKELHDMFVDIAMLVENQGAMIDRIENNMDQSVGFVERAVADTKKAVKYQSEARRKMLILAVIVLLLLGIVALIIGLSVGLNNSP; via the exons ATGAAGGACCGGCTGGAGCAGCTCAAGGCG AAGCAGGATGCAGACGATGACACCGATGAGCTGGAGATCGCTGTCGACAACACGGCGTTCATGGATGAGTTCTTCGCAGAG ATTGAGGAGACCCGGCAAAACATTGATAAGATCTCGGAGAACGTGGAGGAAGCCAAAAAGCTCTACAGCATCATCCTCTCAGCCCCCATCCCTGAGCAGA AGACCAAAGACGACCTGGAGCAGCTGACGGCAGAGATCAAGAAAATGGCCAACAGCGTCCGCAACAAGCTGAAGA GCATGGAGAGGAACATCGAGCAGGACGAGGCACGCTCCTCCGCTGACCTCCGGATACGCAAGTCCCAG cactcGGTCCTGTCCCGCAAGTTCGTTGATGTCATGACCAAGTACAACGAGGCGCAGGTTGACTTCCGGGAGCGCAGCAAGGGCCGGATCCAGCGCCAGCTTGAGATCA CCGGCAAGAACACGACTGatgaggagctggaggagatgCTGGAGAGCGGGAACCCCTCCATCTTCACCTCGGGG ATCATGGACTCGCAGATCTCGAAGCAGGCGCTGAGCGAGATCGAGGGGCGGCACAAGGACATCGTGCGGCTGGAGAGCAGCATCAAGGAGCTCCATGACATGTTTGTTGACATCGCCATGCTGGTGGAGAACCAG GGAGCCATGATCGACCGCATAGAGAACAACATGGACCAGTCCGTCGGCTTCGTGGAGCGGGCCGTGGCCGACACCAAAAAGGCCGTGAAGTACCAAAGTGAGGCCAGGAGG AAGATGCTGATTTTGGCAGTGATAGTGCTGCTCTTGCTGGGGATAGTTGCCCTCATCATCGGACTTTCTGTGGGGCTAAACAATAGCCCCTGA
- the STX3 gene encoding syntaxin-3 isoform X5: protein MKDRLEQLKAKQDADDDTDELEIAVDNTAFMDEFFAEIEETRQNIDKISENVEEAKKLYSIILSAPIPEQKTKDDLEQLTAEIKKMANSVRNKLKSMERNIEQDEARSSADLRIRKSQHSVLSRKFVDVMTKYNEAQVDFRERSKGRIQRQLEITGKNTTDEELEEMLESGNPSIFTSGIMDSQISKQALSEIEGRHKDIVRLESSIKELHDMFVDIAMLVENQGGLLDNVEQHVMHTAEHVEQANQQTKKALHYQGQARKMLILAVIVLLLLGIVALIIGLSVGLNNSP from the exons ATGAAGGACCGGCTGGAGCAGCTCAAGGCG AAGCAGGATGCAGACGATGACACCGATGAGCTGGAGATCGCTGTCGACAACACGGCGTTCATGGATGAGTTCTTCGCAGAG ATTGAGGAGACCCGGCAAAACATTGATAAGATCTCGGAGAACGTGGAGGAAGCCAAAAAGCTCTACAGCATCATCCTCTCAGCCCCCATCCCTGAGCAGA AGACCAAAGACGACCTGGAGCAGCTGACGGCAGAGATCAAGAAAATGGCCAACAGCGTCCGCAACAAGCTGAAGA GCATGGAGAGGAACATCGAGCAGGACGAGGCACGCTCCTCCGCTGACCTCCGGATACGCAAGTCCCAG cactcGGTCCTGTCCCGCAAGTTCGTTGATGTCATGACCAAGTACAACGAGGCGCAGGTTGACTTCCGGGAGCGCAGCAAGGGCCGGATCCAGCGCCAGCTTGAGATCA CCGGCAAGAACACGACTGatgaggagctggaggagatgCTGGAGAGCGGGAACCCCTCCATCTTCACCTCGGGG ATCATGGACTCGCAGATCTCGAAGCAGGCGCTGAGCGAGATCGAGGGGCGGCACAAGGACATCGTGCGGCTGGAGAGCAGCATCAAGGAGCTCCATGACATGTTTGTTGACATCGCCATGCTGGTGGAGAACCAG ggtGGGCTGCTGGATAACGTGGAGCAGCACGTGATGCACACGGCTGAGCACGTGGAGCAGGCAAACCAGCAGACCAAGAAGGCGCTCCATTACCAGGGCCAGGCGCGcaag ATGCTGATTTTGGCAGTGATAGTGCTGCTCTTGCTGGGGATAGTTGCCCTCATCATCGGACTTTCTGTGGGGCTAAACAATAGCCCCTGA
- the STX3 gene encoding syntaxin-3 isoform X2, which produces MKDRLEQLKAKQDADDDTDELEIAVDNTAFMDEFFAEIEETRQNIDKISENVEEAKKLYSIILSAPIPEQKTKDDLEQLTAEIKKMANSVRNKLKSMERNIEQDEARSSADLRIRKSQHSVLSRKFVDVMTKYNEAQVDFRERSKGRIQRQLEITGKNTTDEELEEMLESGNPSIFTSGIMDSQISKQALSEIEGRHKDIVRLESSIKELHDMFVDIAMLVENQGGLLDNVEQHVMHTAEHVEQANQQTKKALHYQGQARKTLPNIPAVMSPSWTLPGTTAWPPPLPASPGPAALSPCVLAPALGSGSAPPPVPPRRGPVTGVLSPARPCPAGPWGLPALVLMSPVGRGQDSTIYFPFADKPTSSGPPSLAGGSKGARAHASTVTLQGHGSQCCSSSKEQR; this is translated from the exons ATGAAGGACCGGCTGGAGCAGCTCAAGGCG AAGCAGGATGCAGACGATGACACCGATGAGCTGGAGATCGCTGTCGACAACACGGCGTTCATGGATGAGTTCTTCGCAGAG ATTGAGGAGACCCGGCAAAACATTGATAAGATCTCGGAGAACGTGGAGGAAGCCAAAAAGCTCTACAGCATCATCCTCTCAGCCCCCATCCCTGAGCAGA AGACCAAAGACGACCTGGAGCAGCTGACGGCAGAGATCAAGAAAATGGCCAACAGCGTCCGCAACAAGCTGAAGA GCATGGAGAGGAACATCGAGCAGGACGAGGCACGCTCCTCCGCTGACCTCCGGATACGCAAGTCCCAG cactcGGTCCTGTCCCGCAAGTTCGTTGATGTCATGACCAAGTACAACGAGGCGCAGGTTGACTTCCGGGAGCGCAGCAAGGGCCGGATCCAGCGCCAGCTTGAGATCA CCGGCAAGAACACGACTGatgaggagctggaggagatgCTGGAGAGCGGGAACCCCTCCATCTTCACCTCGGGG ATCATGGACTCGCAGATCTCGAAGCAGGCGCTGAGCGAGATCGAGGGGCGGCACAAGGACATCGTGCGGCTGGAGAGCAGCATCAAGGAGCTCCATGACATGTTTGTTGACATCGCCATGCTGGTGGAGAACCAG ggtGGGCTGCTGGATAACGTGGAGCAGCACGTGATGCACACGGCTGAGCACGTGGAGCAGGCAAACCAGCAGACCAAGAAGGCGCTCCATTACCAGGGCCAGGCGCGcaag ACTCTTCCAAACATCCCAGCAGTGATGTCTCCCAGCTGGACCCTCCCTGGCACCACAGCCtggccccctcctctccctgcttctcccGGACCTGCTGCCCTCAGCCCCTgtgtgctggctcctgccctgggctccGGCTCAGCACCACCGCCCGTCCCTCCACGGAGGGGTCCTGTCACCGGAGTGCTCTCCCCTGCCAGACCATGCCCTGCTGGTCCTTGGGGTCTGCCCGCGCTTGTCCTCATGTCCCCTGTGGGAAGGGGACAGGACTCaactatttattttccctttgctgatAAACCAACATCTTCTGGTCCCCCATCTCTTGCTGGGGGGAGCAAGGGGGCCAGGGCCCATGCCAGCACCGTGACACTGCAGGGACAtggcagccagtgctgcagctcaAGCAAGGAGCAGAGATGA
- the STX3 gene encoding syntaxin-3 isoform X6, producing MKDRLEQLKAKQDADDDTDELEIAVDNTAFMDEFFAEIEETRQNIDKISENVEEAKKLYSIILSAPIPEQKTKDDLEQLTAEIKKMANSVRNKLKSMERNIEQDEARSSADLRIRKSQHSVLSRKFVDVMTKYNEAQVDFRERSKGRIQRQLEITGKNTTDEELEEMLESGNPSIFTSGIMDSQISKQALSEIEGRHKDIVRLESSIKELHDMFVDIAMLVENQGAMIDRIENNMDQSVGFVERAVADTKKAVKYQSEARRKKIMIMICCIILVIILAASIGSIFA from the exons ATGAAGGACCGGCTGGAGCAGCTCAAGGCG AAGCAGGATGCAGACGATGACACCGATGAGCTGGAGATCGCTGTCGACAACACGGCGTTCATGGATGAGTTCTTCGCAGAG ATTGAGGAGACCCGGCAAAACATTGATAAGATCTCGGAGAACGTGGAGGAAGCCAAAAAGCTCTACAGCATCATCCTCTCAGCCCCCATCCCTGAGCAGA AGACCAAAGACGACCTGGAGCAGCTGACGGCAGAGATCAAGAAAATGGCCAACAGCGTCCGCAACAAGCTGAAGA GCATGGAGAGGAACATCGAGCAGGACGAGGCACGCTCCTCCGCTGACCTCCGGATACGCAAGTCCCAG cactcGGTCCTGTCCCGCAAGTTCGTTGATGTCATGACCAAGTACAACGAGGCGCAGGTTGACTTCCGGGAGCGCAGCAAGGGCCGGATCCAGCGCCAGCTTGAGATCA CCGGCAAGAACACGACTGatgaggagctggaggagatgCTGGAGAGCGGGAACCCCTCCATCTTCACCTCGGGG ATCATGGACTCGCAGATCTCGAAGCAGGCGCTGAGCGAGATCGAGGGGCGGCACAAGGACATCGTGCGGCTGGAGAGCAGCATCAAGGAGCTCCATGACATGTTTGTTGACATCGCCATGCTGGTGGAGAACCAG GGAGCCATGATCGACCGCATAGAGAACAACATGGACCAGTCCGTCGGCTTCGTGGAGCGGGCCGTGGCCGACACCAAAAAGGCCGTGAAGTACCAAAGTGAGGCCAGGAGG
- the STX3 gene encoding syntaxin-3 isoform X7 codes for MKDRLEQLKAKQDADDDTDELEIAVDNTAFMDEFFAEIEETRQNIDKISENVEEAKKLYSIILSAPIPEQKTKDDLEQLTAEIKKMANSVRNKLKSMERNIEQDEARSSADLRIRKSQHSVLSRKFVDVMTKYNEAQVDFRERSKGRIQRQLEITGKNTTDEELEEMLESGNPSIFTSGIMDSQISKQALSEIEGRHKDIVRLESSIKELHDMFVDIAMLVENQGGLLDNVEQHVMHTAEHVEQANQQTKKALHYQGQARKKKIMIMICCIILVIILAASIGSIFA; via the exons ATGAAGGACCGGCTGGAGCAGCTCAAGGCG AAGCAGGATGCAGACGATGACACCGATGAGCTGGAGATCGCTGTCGACAACACGGCGTTCATGGATGAGTTCTTCGCAGAG ATTGAGGAGACCCGGCAAAACATTGATAAGATCTCGGAGAACGTGGAGGAAGCCAAAAAGCTCTACAGCATCATCCTCTCAGCCCCCATCCCTGAGCAGA AGACCAAAGACGACCTGGAGCAGCTGACGGCAGAGATCAAGAAAATGGCCAACAGCGTCCGCAACAAGCTGAAGA GCATGGAGAGGAACATCGAGCAGGACGAGGCACGCTCCTCCGCTGACCTCCGGATACGCAAGTCCCAG cactcGGTCCTGTCCCGCAAGTTCGTTGATGTCATGACCAAGTACAACGAGGCGCAGGTTGACTTCCGGGAGCGCAGCAAGGGCCGGATCCAGCGCCAGCTTGAGATCA CCGGCAAGAACACGACTGatgaggagctggaggagatgCTGGAGAGCGGGAACCCCTCCATCTTCACCTCGGGG ATCATGGACTCGCAGATCTCGAAGCAGGCGCTGAGCGAGATCGAGGGGCGGCACAAGGACATCGTGCGGCTGGAGAGCAGCATCAAGGAGCTCCATGACATGTTTGTTGACATCGCCATGCTGGTGGAGAACCAG ggtGGGCTGCTGGATAACGTGGAGCAGCACGTGATGCACACGGCTGAGCACGTGGAGCAGGCAAACCAGCAGACCAAGAAGGCGCTCCATTACCAGGGCCAGGCGCGcaag